A window of Phenylobacterium sp. NIBR 498073 genomic DNA:
TCGCAGCTGAATGGTCACACATTCTGTCCCCCAAAGACTCGAGCGGATGGGTAATATTACGACGTGGTATTGTCTTCCAACCAAAACGTAAAATCACTCCCTACATGTTCATTTCAGTGGCTGGCGAGCAGTTGCCAGCCACCGCAGTCAGTCGAGTTCCGGGGCGTGCCAATTCGACGCTTTTCGAATGTTGTTCGATCCCGCCTGCTAGCCCGGCTCGGTGAACGAGCACCAACGCAACCTGTGGGACGCAATGATCCAGTTCCGACTCTGTTTCCTGACGGCGAGCGATCACCTTGCGGATGCGATCGACCTGCCGATGCCCTCGCTGGAGGCGGCGATCGAGCACGCTGAGGGTCTTGCTGATGGTCGGCGCATGGAGCTTTGGCGGGACGCTGAGCGAATGAAGCTGTGGCCGGCAGGCCGCGCCGAACCCGCTGCCTAGGTTCGCTCGGTCCACACGAGCGAGCTGAAACGCGAGCCCTGCACCCAGCGCAGGAAATGGGCGTTCGACCAGTTGTGGAACGTCGTTCGAATCCTTCTCGTCCCAATCGCGGCGGGGAGGCCGCGAGCAGCTCCGCGTCCCAGGGGCTGAGGCCCGTCCCTTGGTGTTGCAGCACGCCGGGGACGGGCCGTCTGGCGCCCAGGCGGCAGGGGCGCCGCAGCGGGACCACTGAGGCGACCTGCCCATCGCCGCGGCGAACCCGCCGCGGCGACAACAATCAAAGCACGCCGGCCAAACGCCAGGCGTCAATCGTGGGGAAGTAACGCAACGATGACCAAGGCTGCTTCAGCCCGCTCCTCCCAGGTGCCCTTGCTCACCGCATTGGCCTTCGCCGCTGTCAGTCTGCCGGTCGCGGCGGTGGGCATCGCGATGTCGGTCTACCTGCCACGACACTTCGCCAGCCACTTGGGCGTGGACTTGGCGGTCATCGGCTCGGCCTTCTTCATTGTCCGCATGATCGATATTCCCATTGACGGCCTTCTTGGCTGGTCGATGGACAAAACCCGCACGCCGCTCGGCCGCTATCGCCTCTGGACGATCCTGGGCGCGCCTATCCTGATGCTCGGGGTGTACTTCCTCTTTATGCCCCCCGAAGGCGTCGGCCGGACCTACCTAATCTTCTGGCTCCTCGTTCTCTATCTGGGCAACTCGATCCTAGCGCTCTCGCATGCAGCATGGGCGGCGACGCTTGCGCCCCACTACAATGATCGCTCGCGGGTCTTCGGCATCATCGCGGCGATCAGCGTTCTGGGCGCCGCCAGCGTCTTGGCGATTCCGATCGTCAACGAGGCGCGAGCAGTGTCCGACGTCGGCAACGTGGCGATGATGGGCTGGCTCATTATCCTGCTTGCGCCCATTACGGTCGCGCTCGTCGTCTGGCGAACGCCAGAGAAGATCGCCCCCGAGGTGGATGGGGAGGGCTTTCGGTTGCGCGACTACGGCGCGCTGATCGCGCGGCCGTCGTTCGCGCGAATCCTCCTGGCGGACCTTTGCTTGGCGCTGGGGCCGGGCTGGATGAGCGCAACCTATCTGTTCTTCTTCACCGACAGTCGAGGGTTCACGACGGGGCAGGCGAGCATTCTGCTCGCGATCTACATCCTGGCTGGGATTGTCGGGGCGCCGCTGATGGGGCGGCTCGCAATGAAGATTTCAAAGCATCGCGCGGTGATGGTCGCCACCACCTGCTATTCGCTGACGCTCATCTCACTGATCGCGATCCCTCAGGGGAATTTGGCGGTGGCCGCCATTCCGCTGGTGTTCGCTGGAATCATGGCCTCCGGGTTCAACGTGCTGACTCGCGCGATGACCGCTGACATCGCCGACGAGATCCGCCTGGAGAAGGGTAAGGAACGGTCCGGCCTGCTCTATGCGATCACCACGATGACCACCAAGGTGGCCGGCGCTTTTTCCATCGGGCTCACCTTCCTGGTCCTTTCCCAGGTCGGCTACAACGCCGCCGATGGCGCACAAAATACGGCGCACGCCATCAGAAACCTTGAGCTGGTGTTCCTGGTGGGGCCTGTCGTGTTCGTGATGTTGGGCGGGGCCTGCATGATTGGCTACGGCCTCGGAGCCGAGCGGCATGCTGAAATCCGTCGCCAGCTAGATGAGCGCGATGCGCTATTCGATCAGCCCCCGATCCTCGAGAGCGTGACGGCGGAAGCCGCGGTCGCCGTTCCACCTCCATCCAAGACATGACCCAGCCCGGCAAGGACGGCGTCGCGCAGTGGGGCGGGGCGGCCTTGCCCGATCTCATTGAAGCCATGGCTGGCCGGTCTCGTCAGCTTTGGCTCAGACTGGTGATCGGCGTGCTGATCGCCTGCATCGTCGGTCCCTCGTTGGGGGCGCCCCTGACGGTCGGCTGGTACGTCGCGTGGTCCCTGTTGCAACTGGCCGAAGTGGCGTGGACGCGCCGAGCCCAGCGCATGTCGCGCGAGCAGGCCGTCATCGGCGGCGTGGTGCTAGTCGCACTGGGGAGCACAGTGCTGGCCGCCCTTGGGGCGGCCGCCATCCTGAGCGGGAACAGCTGGCTGCTGGTTTGTGGTGTCTGGCTCCTGGCCGGCGCCTTGCTCAACGCCTGCGCCGCAAGCGGGACGTCCCCGGCAATCTTCTGGGCCACGGCGGCTCCGACTTTCGCCGGCACGCTTGCGGTGGTGCTGGCGGCGGCTCGGGCCGGGGCGCCTGCCGCTATGCTGTGTGCGCTGACGCTCTCGGCCACCTTGCTCTTTGTCGCAGCTCTGGCGGTTCGGGGCGTCGCTCTGCGTGCGCTGCAGTCAGCAAGGGCGGCGAGCGCATCCAAAGGCGCATTTCTCGCCCAGGTCAGTCACGAAATCCGCACACCGCTGAACGGCGTGCTCGGCATGGCTCAGATTATGTCTTCCGGTGAGCTGTCCGACGAGCAGCGCGAGCGCCTGGAAGTGATCAATCGATCGGGGCGCGCGCTGCTCTCGCTCCTGAATGACGTCCTCGACATATCCAAAATCGAGGCCGGCAAGTTGACGTTCGACGTTCGACCTTTCGACCTCGAGCAACTCGCGCTTGATCTGGCGCTGGCCTTTGACGCAGCGGCTGGCCCGGGCGTGGGCGTATGCGCAGATCTTGACGCGGCCATCGCGGGCCGTTGGCTTGGCGACGAAACTCGGACCCGCCAGATCCTCACCAACCTACTGTCCAATGCGGTGAAGTTTACGAAGGCCGGCGAAATTCGGCTTACCGCGCGGGTGTTGGACGGCGGGGTGGAGCTCGCCGTCTCCGACAGCGGGATCGGCATCCCAGCCGATCGGTTGGAAAGCATCTTCGACTCCTATGAACAGGCCAGCGCCAGTACGGCCCGGGAGTTCGGCGGGACGGGCCTTGGCCTCGCCATAAGTCGGGAACTCGCCATGCTGATGGGAGGGCGTATCTGGGCGACAAGTGTTCTTGGCATTGGCAGCACCTTTCGACTGTGGCTGCCGCTCCCGTTTGAGGCCGATCCGTTGGAGGAGCCGGCGCCACCCAGTTCGACGGTGGTCGACTTTGAAAGCCTGCGGGTACTGGTCGCCGAAGATCACCCCGTGAACCAGGAGGTGATCCGGCTGATGTTGGAGCCGCTGGGGATCAAGCCGATCATCGCGGGCGACGGGCGGGCCGCGGTGGAGGCCTGGCGGCAGGCCGATTGGGACCTTGTCCTCATGGATATCCAAATGCCGGTGATGGACGGGTTGGAAGCTGTCGCACTCATCCGGGCCGAAGAAGCCCGCGCTGGGCGCCCGCCCACACCGGTGATCGCCCTCACAGCAAACGCGATGTCTCATCAGATCGAGGAGTACGTCGCTGCAGGGATGAGCGGCTGCGTGGCCAAGCCGCTGGAATTTGCGTTGCTGGTCGAAGCCATGAGCGCCGCCCTCGGAGGCGCGAGCGCCGCAGCAGGCAAGCATGTTCACGAGGCCGGGCCGGTCGGCGGCTAGGTCTTGGTGGCTGGTTGCGGGCCCTCGCTGGGGGCTTGATCAGGCGCCACGTCGGGCAGGGCTATCAAGCGCTCCAAACTTGCGGCTACAAGATCGATGTAGACCTCGCGTTCACGGCCCTCAAGCGCCTCACCGCGGATAAGCCGCTCAACCAGAAAACCGATGTACGTCCCTGCGAACACCCGAGCGCGCGCGTCGGCTGCCGGGCCATGCAGCCAGTTGCGGATGGGACCCAGGAAGCGCTCCTGAATGAGCACGTTGAGCAGCGGCGCGGTGCTGGGCGTTGTGGCCGCGCGCAGCAGGAATTGAAATCGGTCCGTCCGCGCTTCGTCGGCATGGGGACTGTCGGCCAGCATCACAGCAATCTCGCGCGAGATGGTCGCGCGATTCCACTCCCGGAGATCCTCGGCGCCGAACGACGCCTTCAGAGCGGCGACAAACAGCGCCTCTTTGCCTCCGAAGTAGCGCTTCACCAGTGCAACATCAGCGCCAGCCTCGCCAGCGATATCCCGCAGGGTGCAGTCATAGCCCGCCCGCGCAAATTGGCGCTTGGCCGCTTCGAGAATGGCCGCCCGGGTGGCCTCGGCGTCGCGCCGACGAAGCGGGCGGGCAAGCGCAGAAGGATCAGTCATTCCAATCTTCTACATCAAGCCGAGCCAGCGGTCAGGCCATGCCAGCGGCGGCTCGTAGGGCAGGCGGCCGAAGGGGCTGTCGCCGCCCTTCACGCTAAGTCAATCGACGTTGACATGTGAGCGATTGAGGAACACCGTCGTGGAAGAAGATCAAGAAACGAGGTGCGAGCTGCTGCTCATCCTTTCGGGCGGCCGACCGCGAACGGGAGGAACACCATGAACATTGCAGCCAAGATCCAGGCCGCTGACGCTGCCGCCGAGATCGCCGCCATGCCGCTTGAGCAGCTCAACCCCGCCAAGGTCTCTCGCTTCTACGACGACACGATCTGGCCGGTGTTCGAACGCCTGCGCCGCGAGGATCCAATCCACTTCACGCCCGACAGCGAGTACGGCCCATACTGGTCGATTACCAAGTGGACCGACATCATGGCGGTCGACACCAATCATGAAGCCTTCTCGTCCGCCGACGGCATCACGCTGATCAATCAGGAGGCCATGGCCGAACAGATCAAGATCATGGGAGAGCGGCGTCGCGGCGGCGCCGGGTTCATTACGATGGATGAGCCCCAGCACAGCTTTGCGCGCAAAGCGGTCAGTCCGACGCTGGCGC
This region includes:
- a CDS encoding MFS transporter encodes the protein MTKAASARSSQVPLLTALAFAAVSLPVAAVGIAMSVYLPRHFASHLGVDLAVIGSAFFIVRMIDIPIDGLLGWSMDKTRTPLGRYRLWTILGAPILMLGVYFLFMPPEGVGRTYLIFWLLVLYLGNSILALSHAAWAATLAPHYNDRSRVFGIIAAISVLGAASVLAIPIVNEARAVSDVGNVAMMGWLIILLAPITVALVVWRTPEKIAPEVDGEGFRLRDYGALIARPSFARILLADLCLALGPGWMSATYLFFFTDSRGFTTGQASILLAIYILAGIVGAPLMGRLAMKISKHRAVMVATTCYSLTLISLIAIPQGNLAVAAIPLVFAGIMASGFNVLTRAMTADIADEIRLEKGKERSGLLYAITTMTTKVAGAFSIGLTFLVLSQVGYNAADGAQNTAHAIRNLELVFLVGPVVFVMLGGACMIGYGLGAERHAEIRRQLDERDALFDQPPILESVTAEAAVAVPPPSKT
- a CDS encoding ATP-binding protein encodes the protein MTQPGKDGVAQWGGAALPDLIEAMAGRSRQLWLRLVIGVLIACIVGPSLGAPLTVGWYVAWSLLQLAEVAWTRRAQRMSREQAVIGGVVLVALGSTVLAALGAAAILSGNSWLLVCGVWLLAGALLNACAASGTSPAIFWATAAPTFAGTLAVVLAAARAGAPAAMLCALTLSATLLFVAALAVRGVALRALQSARAASASKGAFLAQVSHEIRTPLNGVLGMAQIMSSGELSDEQRERLEVINRSGRALLSLLNDVLDISKIEAGKLTFDVRPFDLEQLALDLALAFDAAAGPGVGVCADLDAAIAGRWLGDETRTRQILTNLLSNAVKFTKAGEIRLTARVLDGGVELAVSDSGIGIPADRLESIFDSYEQASASTAREFGGTGLGLAISRELAMLMGGRIWATSVLGIGSTFRLWLPLPFEADPLEEPAPPSSTVVDFESLRVLVAEDHPVNQEVIRLMLEPLGIKPIIAGDGRAAVEAWRQADWDLVLMDIQMPVMDGLEAVALIRAEEARAGRPPTPVIALTANAMSHQIEEYVAAGMSGCVAKPLEFALLVEAMSAALGGASAAAGKHVHEAGPVGG
- a CDS encoding TetR family transcriptional regulator, encoding MTDPSALARPLRRRDAEATRAAILEAAKRQFARAGYDCTLRDIAGEAGADVALVKRYFGGKEALFVAALKASFGAEDLREWNRATISREIAVMLADSPHADEARTDRFQFLLRAATTPSTAPLLNVLIQERFLGPIRNWLHGPAADARARVFAGTYIGFLVERLIRGEALEGREREVYIDLVAASLERLIALPDVAPDQAPSEGPQPATKT